A genomic region of Elaeis guineensis isolate ETL-2024a chromosome 9, EG11, whole genome shotgun sequence contains the following coding sequences:
- the LOC114914522 gene encoding uncharacterized protein, with protein sequence MRPETATKQAAFSTHADLRRNVPEPETMPKEDAGDAILELTLLAADGLKGGATFLGKAAKPFAVAWVDPALIRKSPIPLNSSSSNPPKLHLPLSFETLQNPSSSLTVQILSSRLPFRAAKPVASAVITLSSLLAAGEPFVLPLRRPSGRPHASLHLSARILWCLAPAPSSDPVDGAPVVAGVPSIPTEVEAPEFFWVEPSAPPYPAPLPPPMPMAERIGPWKSFLIGLASGAVAAVLMGAAVLSGD encoded by the coding sequence ATGAGACCGGAAACCGCTACCAAGCAAGCCGCCTTCTCAACCCATGCCGATCTCCGGCGTAACGTGCCGGAACCCGAAACAATGCCAAAAGAAGACGCCGGGGACGCGATCCTCGAGCTGACTCTCCTCGCCGCCGACGGCCTCAAGGGTGGCGCCACCTTTCTCGGCAAGGCGGCGAAGCCCTTCGCCGTCGCGTGGGTCGACCCCGCCCTCATCAGGAAGTCCCCTATCCCCCTAAATTCTAGCTCCTCCAACCCCCCCAAGCTCCACCTCCCCCTTTCCTTCGAAACCCTCCAAAACCCTAGCTCCTCCCTTACCGTCCAGATACTCTCCTCCCGCCTCCCCTTCCGCGCCGCCAAGCCGGTCGCCTCCGCCGTCATCACCCTCTCCTCCCTCCTCGCCGCCGGTGAGCCCTTCGTCCTGCCGCTCCGCCGGCCGTCCGGCCGCCCCCACGCCTCGCTCCACCTGTCCGCCCGCATTCTCTGGTGCCTGGCGCCCGCCCCATCGTCGGATCCCGTCGACGGGGCCCCTGTGGTCGCCGGAGTTCCGAGCATTCCGACGGAGGTCGAGGCGCCTGAGTTCTTTTGGGTCGAGCCGAGCGCGCCGCCATATCCGGCACCGTTGCCGCCGCCGATGCCAATGGCTGAAAGGATTGGACCGTGGAAGAGCTTTTTGATTGGATTGGCGAGTGGAGCAGTCGCCGCAGTGTTGATGGGGGCTGCTGTGCTGTCGGGGGATTGA